The segment ccaacagatgactggataaagaagctgtggtacatatgtacaatggaaaactactcagccataaacaggaaagcatttgagtcagtgctaatgaagtggatgaacctagagcctatcatacagagtgaagtaagtcaaaaagagaaaaacaaaatatcgTATATTTACacatgcatatggaatctagacagatggtactgatgaagctatttgcagggcagtgatggagatgcagacacacaGAACAGACTTAGGGACacagggggagggggaaggaaaagGCAGGACAAATGcagagagagtagcatggaaacatacacactgccatatgtaaaacagatagccagtaggaatttgctttatgacccagggaactcaaaccagggctctgtgacaacctagaggggtgtgatggggtgggaggtggaagggaggttcaagagggaggggacataggtatacctgtggctgattcatgttgatgtacggcagaaaccaagacaatactgtaaagcaattatccttcaatttaaaaaaaaaaggaattcacctgctaatgcagggaacacgggttcaatccctggtccaggaagatttcacatgccatggggcaactaagcccacgcattATACCCAGAAAAgcactgcagtaagaagcccatgcacagtGACTACAGTAGCCCTGcttgccgcaaccagagaaaacccacGCTCAACAAGGGAggcctagcacagccaaaaataaataaatttaaaaaaaaaagaaagaaagaaactgggaCATAAGCAGCAATCTAAGCTATGAAACCCAAAAGAAttatgacttcccaggtggcaccagtggtaaagaacacctgccaatgcaggagacacaagagaagcaagtttgatccctgggtcagggaggcaTGGCCATGATCCCCTGCagcggggcatggcaacccaccgcagtattcttgcctggagaatctcatggacagaggagactggcaggctacagcccatagggttgcaaaagagttgggcacgactgaaggaACTTGAGCACACAACACACAGGGCTCTCTTGTTGGGCCCTCATGGTTAAGAACGAGAAAAGCCACAGCACTCAGAAGCATGTACACCCAGCCTCCCAGAGAACAAAATTTAAGCAAAAAAGACAGCTGTTGACTGATAGTAAGACTTATTTTGCATGAAGATATGTAACCTGACGATTTCAGTTTGTGATAAAATTCTAAAAGCTAAAACACACCACTTTCATATGCACAATATAATTGGGAAAATAAACCACAATATAACCTTAATCCTAAaatagtttaaaggaaaaaagaagtaagCAAGAGTGAATCTGATGTAACACACAGCTACTGGCATTTTGATATTAACTGCCAGTAAACAGGGAGGCCTACAGTTGCTAGGTTTAGAGCCAAGGAAGCAGCTCTAATAAGACTAAAATGGGCCACTGGTACCAAGATCACGTGCCCTCCGTGGACCAGTGACTTTTTGTCtccaattttgtgtgtgtgttttttaatgtttttaattggaggaaaattgctttgcaatgttttgttggtttctgctatacaacagcgTTAAtaaaccattgttgttgttcagtcgctcagtcatgtccgactctgcgaccccatggactgcagccgccaggcttccgtgttcttcaccatctcctggagtttgctcaaactcatgtcatatATGCCCCTCtattaaacctccctcccacctccccatccttGCCTATTTTTATGTCAAATAATCTCAAATCtatagaaaaactgaaagaataaaataatgaatatctGTATAGTCTTTGTGCAGATTCATCAGTTCTTAATATTTCACcactttctctcctcctcttctcctcccctgCCACTCACTCATAGCATCTGCAACTCTCACTTTCACACGGTTCAGCAAAAGTTGTATGTGATATGTGAAGCCATCGAATGGCTGGACCATGTGAAAGTGAGtcgtaggacttccctggcggttcagggGTTATgaagccgcctgccaatacaagggatataggttcgatccctggttccaGGAGATTCCACACGCTGTGCTGCAAAtaagcccgtgtgccgcaactattgagcttgcgctctagagcccacaagtcGAAACTACTGAAATATGTGCAGCCTAGaactgcaatgaggagcctgtgCAGCACAGCTATAGAGTAGCCCCCTCACCACCacgagagaaagcctgcatgagCAACAAGACCCAGCGTAgtcaaagataaatgaaaataaattatggaaaagGAAGTGAGTCGCAGACACCATGACACATCACTTCTAAATGTTTCACAAGTATCTCCTAAAAACTATTGATATTTTCCTCCCTAGCCACAATAACTTTATCACATAAGAAACATCAACAGTTCCATAGTATCATCTATTATACAGTCAATATTCAAATCTCTCCAATTGCTGCAAAAATttcttttacagatttttttttttttaatatatatccaGGGTCCAATAAGGTACACACAGTCCATTTGGTTGCTGTTGTCTTTGGTGTTTAATTTCACACTCCCATTTTCTTGGCTTTAAGTGACACTGACTTTTTTGAAGGATCCAGGCCAGCTGGTTTGAGAATTTCCCACATTCTGGATTTGTCTGTTTCCTGATGGCTAGATTCAAATACAACATTTTGAACATGAATTGTCGATAGGGGAAAATGCATACTTCCTACTGCATGAGAAGGAGGTCAAGTCAGGTTGTCAAAGATACAGGTTTTCTTCAGAATCACTATGCAACTGAGGGGTGATACTTGGAGAACAATATGAATCTTGTTCTCCAAAATTATTTTACCTAATGCTTATAATCATCAACTGATGATCCTTGCTGGAATCAATTATCACTGGGGGGTTAAAAATGGTGGGTTTCTATCTCTACCATTATTTCTAATTAGCTGGGCTttctactgaatttttttttaactccctccctctcttcctcatcttcctttcttccttttttatcattATGGACTCATGcattttttaatgcattataATCTATTGGATCATAATTCTTTTTAATGCTCAACTGTAGTCAGAAGGAACCCTTTCAAGCCAGTTTCTATGTCCTCTTTTGACGTAACCCCATTGATGTTTGAGAATTTGCTTGCTCCCTGTTATAAACTGCTCTAGGCTCACCGTGTACTTCCCCTGCCATAGTTCTGAAATCAGATATTTCTCAAAGGAGCCCTAGTTCCTAGTGGGTCATGCCTTGAGTATCTAAGATGAGAGCACTAGGCATCTTCATTGCTACTGGGTTATCACTCTTTCTGGTCctttcattattaatttattgATGTTTCTAAAACAGAATTAATATTacagggttttctttttgtttgttaacAATATTTTATCTTCTTACAGTGAGAGTTTTCATCCTTAATAACATGAatgtttatttgctcagtcatgtcaaactctacGCAATCCCATAGATGGTCTCCTCtgtcgaattctccaggcaagaatactggagtgggttgccattcccttctccagagatcttaccgacccagagatcaaacctgggtctccgcattgcaggcagactcttcactgtctgagccaccaaggaaggtcTACTCTTATTTGCTTTATCCTACAACATACTTTCAGAATTCTAACAGACTACTACCTCCTATTAACAGATTAGTGAACCTCCCAAGTAAGCTTTAAATGTGaccttttttgttcattttattgacCTTCACATCCCACTATAGATGCACAGTCAGAATGCTGTGTTCAAAATTCTTCTCTCTGTTGCCACTCTGAATATACAGTAACATTTTTCTGCTTAATTCCAGTTCAGGATTTGCATAGAATGCCAATATTGTTCAAAAGTCAAAAAAGTTACATTACGTTGTATACAagctaataaaaaattataaccaGGAGTCCTGCTTCCCCATACCCACACCCAGAGGTATCCATCTTCATTCATTTCCATTTatatgttttttgaaaaatgagcaaatacatcacacacatacatatcccctctctcttatttccattctttcttatATAAATGTAAACTCTATCGACTGTGTAGAGGAACAGGTTCACCATGGCGCCCTGGCAATCTTGCATGTATCCATCACAGGCCATGCAGACAAAGGTTGGAACCACATGGATCTGCCTTGGCTTTGTGATCTTGTGATAAGATGGGGTCTTATTGCCTCCTGGGTTCAGCTAATGTGTTTGCTCTGCTGTTTGTGGACTCTAAAACTGCTTAATAGGAACCTCCCTGGTAGTCtagcagctaagactctgtgctcccaatgcaggggatccctcatcaaggaactagatcccacatgctgcaactaagacctggtgtagccaaataaataagtgcttttttaaaaaatatataaataaataaaactgtttagTGGTGGTCAAGAGTGGGCTCGTCCACAAAACTGCTCCTCTGACTGCAGGCAACAGTCCCCTATGTTTCACTGCTATCCTTTTTGATGTTCGAAACAAGAACCCAGGGAGCAGCTGACATCTTTGACTACTTGAATGAACCTGAAAGTGGCTCAATTCATCTTTACCCTTCTAAACAAGGTCAGGTCTTGGCCCTATTTTGTCTTATGCGCTTGACAACTTGCTTGTTTCACTTAACAAAATAACCCAGAAATCTTCTTGCCTCAGTTCTAGTGGCCTTCCTCACTCTTGACGATGCTGTAACACATGTGTAATATACCACGGCATAGTCCCCCAGTCTCCACCTGCATCATTCCAGAGGCTCTTTTTGGCCTGTGGACTTTTAACAGCTATTTCAAGTACAGCACTGTGAAAATGCTAATACATTTCATATCAAGAGGCCCTAAAATATAGCTAGTACATTTCTTCTTAAACTCAATACTCACCCATTTTCCTTGGCCTAGAACCTTCTGGGACAGGCAGGAAGCGGCTGCCGCCACCTTGGAAGGGTGATAGTGCACCATGTCATAGTCAACGAGAGTCAGCTCCATCAAGTATTTGGCTAAAGTGTGCTGTTCAACATCGACCTATGAAAAAACAGCCGGAGATGGAAAGAAGCACGGCTGTTACTACTCTCCTGAAAAATTCTGGGTGAGATCTAGGAAATCAAAGCCACTGAAATCTCTTTTCCTTCCCAGGCACTGATCTGTTCCCCAGCATATTACAAACACAGAACATAAAGTCTTTTAAGAACTGACAAGTATTAGGACTTGTCTAAGAAATGCTTCCTATCAACTCATAAGCTTTCCTTTCATTGGATCATTTCTGGGATGAGACAACaaacagcaaaataaagtctCCTAGAGAACTGGAGGCACTTACCTCCCCAGCTTTCGATGCCCGCCTTAAAAAATGTAGTGGCAACGGTCGACCCAGCTCAAATTTCAGTTCCTTCAAAATCAGAGTTTCCATTTCTCGAATTTGAGAACTGGTATAAGCATTGTCAGTGATGTAAACAAAGTCTTCGATGTTTGGAGAAAACATTTCCTCATACTTGGAAGCCAAGAGCAGTGCCGTAATGCCAACCAGCTGAAGCTTCTTACGAGAGACTGGCTGAACCTAAAGAAGAACAATGTGCCAGAAGTCTTAACCAAGGAGAACGGGGGCTCTGGGTGGAGGAAAGTGAGAGCAAACCAAATCCTGGAGAAGCCCACATCAGCCCTGCTCACACCTCTCTTAAGGCCCAGGAACCTCAGCACTGACCAGCCACCACCACAGCATGCGGCACCTGCCTGTCATGGAGTGCtcgctctgtgccaggcacagggcTGAGATTCAATCATCTCATCGAATCCTCACAAAAATCCTGGGCAGTACATATTTTTTCCCTCACAATTAGATAGCCTGAGAAGAGATGCAGACACCAGCCCAAGATTGGTCAATTGCTGACAGGGAAGAATTAGCCTGATGACCAAGCTCCCAGGCAGTGCTCTGCTCGCATCGTCCTGGCTTGAGTGtctggggaagccccagtgtggCACTCAGCATGGTCTGAGTCACGATGAGGCCAACCAAAAAAGCAGGAGTTTAACAGGTGAGGAGGGCCAACGAAGGGGGGCCTCAAGCGTTCCTTTAATCCTCACCAAAAGTACACTTATTATTCAGCCTGAAGACCCTTCCAGAGATGCTTCAGTGTCAGAGGAAACCTAAATCTAGAGTGTAAGTCcttctcttgacttttttttttaaactaggaaTTTGCGTGTTTTGCTTTAACTCTCAGTATTGAAAATCTGCCAAAAATATGACAATGCTTTCTATACCACTGAGGATTTTGGGACAATGAAAACCAATGGCTCTATGGTTGCTTAGCATTTTGCAGACTCTCAGGGTCATTATTATCAACACAGATATTACTGTATTGTTTGGGCAGCATTGTAATTGACCTACACCTATATTATAAATGttgactttaaataaataaaaccttagggcttccctggtgatccagtgtctaagactccaaactctcaatgcagagggcctgggttcaacccttggttggggaaccagaccccacatgctgcaactaagacctggtgcagccaaataaattaattaaaaataaatcaataaatcctTACCTGCAGGACTACCAGTTGGTAGATAACACATTAGAGGTCAAGGTCTGGCATTTCTTCTCAGTGTTCTTGCACTactgtagatattttgatgattaTTTCTGCCTCTCAGCTTCATTTCTTACCTTCCTCTTTGCTTTAGACCTCACATTCTGAGTATACTCCCCACACATCCCTCCAGCCCTTTTAAGAAAACTGTCTCCTCCTTCTTCTACAGTCATTCAATGCTATGACTGGCTGGAAGCTATTAAGTTCTCTAGCTAAACTCTTCATCTTTCAGATAAGAGAGCTTAACACCAAAGAGTACTGAACTATGGAAACTGTGCAAGTGGGCCTTGGAGAACCAGCCTCCAAAGGCACCGTGGGCTTCAGATGGACTTTCAGACCATCTGCTGGTTTGTCTCCTTTGATGAATGGTTGTGGTGAGACAGCATCTCCTCTGGGCACTTTTCAGCAGGCTGACCTAAAAGCAATGGTCAGCATTCCTGGAAGTGTGACATGCTTGAACTACCGCCTTCCCTAGCACTTGAAGTTCTTTGGCATCTCATAAACTGGCCTTTGGTCTTTTCTTCTGCGCAGAGTCCCCAAAGCGGGCTCACCTGTAAATATCGGTCCATGACGGCAACACACATGTACAGCGTTTCCTGCAGCAGCCTGAACTTGGAGTGCACTTGCACCAGCCAGTCCACCAGGATGGCACGCATGCGGCCGTTTATGTCTCTCCCATCTAGGAAATGGGGGTTTATGGACTGCAGAACCTGTGGGTGGaattgaaaagtttaaaaagctgACTTCggtgaacaacaaggtcctgctttAGCTATAGtcaatgtcctgtgataaaccataatggaaaaggatacaagaaagaacatatatgtatatataaccgagtcattttgctgtacagcagtaattaacacattgtaattcaactatgctatgctatgctaagtcacttcagtcgtgtccgactgtgtgtgaccccatagatggcagcccaccaggctccgcggtccctggaattctccaggcaagaacactggagtgggttgccatgtccttctccaatgcatgaaagtgaaaagtaaaagtgaagtcgctccgtcgtgtccgactcttagcgaccccatggactgcagcccaccaggctcctctgtccatgggattttccagccaagagtactggagtggtgtgccattaaataaattttttttaaagtaaaaaaaaaaaaaagcaaatttcatttCCTTCCCAGCTGTGTGGCAGATTCCACACTGCTGTACAACCAAACCACAAAGGCCCTCTCACCTCAAGCTGCCTTAGATACTGGTAGATATCCTTTACGTAGTCACTGCAGAGCTGAGGGTTCTCCCAGTCCTCGGTATCAATATCCT is part of the Bos indicus x Bos taurus breed Angus x Brahman F1 hybrid chromosome 10, Bos_hybrid_MaternalHap_v2.0, whole genome shotgun sequence genome and harbors:
- the CCNB2 gene encoding G2/mitotic-specific cyclin-B2 isoform X1; the protein is MALLRRPTVSTDLENNDTGVNSKPKSHVTIRRAVLEEIGNRVTTRAIQVAKKAQNTKVPVPPTKTTNVNKHPKPTASVKPVQMDVLAPKGPSPTPQDISMKEENLCQAFSDALLCKIEDIDTEDWENPQLCSDYVKDIYQYLRQLEVLQSINPHFLDGRDINGRMRAILVDWLVQVHSKFRLLQETLYMCVAVMDRYLQVQPVSRKKLQLVGITALLLASKYEEMFSPNIEDFVYITDNAYTSSQIREMETLILKELKFELGRPLPLHFLRRASKAGEVDVEQHTLAKYLMELTLVDYDMVHYHPSKVAAAASCLSQKVLGQGKWNLKQQYYTGYTESEVLEVMRHMAKNVVRVNENMTKFTAIKNKYASSKLLKISTIPQLNSKAIQELASPLLGRS
- the CCNB2 gene encoding G2/mitotic-specific cyclin-B2 isoform X2, which translates into the protein MALLRRPTVSTDLENNDTGVNSKPKSHVTIRRAVLEEIGNRVTTRAIQVAKKAQNTKVPVPPTKTTNVNKHPKPTASVKPVQMDVLAPKGPSPTPQDISMKEENLCQAFSDALLCKIEDIDTEDWENPQLCSDYVKDIYQYLRQLEVLQSINPHFLDGRDINGRMRAILVDWLVQVHSKFRLLQETLYMCVAVMDRYLQVQPVSRKKLQLVGITALLLASKYEEMFSPNIEDFVYITDNAYTSSQIREMETLILKELKFELGRPLPLHFLRRASKAGEVDVEQHTLAKYLMELTLVDYDMVHYHPSKVAAAASCLSQKVLGQGKWPSGNRQIQNVGNSQTSWPGSFKKVSVT